In Vigna radiata var. radiata cultivar VC1973A chromosome 3, Vradiata_ver6, whole genome shotgun sequence, the following proteins share a genomic window:
- the LOC106757642 gene encoding formin-like protein 20 isoform X3, with protein MVFNFREGDRRSRISDIMSQYEMTVMEYPRQYEGCPLLPLEMIHHFLRSSESWLSLESQQNVLLMHCERGGWPVLAFMLAGLMLYRKQYNGEHKTLEMVYKQAPKELLHLLSPLNPQPSHLRYLQYISRRHLGSRWPPSETPLYLDCIILRVLPLFDGGKGCRPVVRVYGPDPSKPSNRSSKLLSSTSMGQNHVRHYLQAECMLVKIDIRCHVQGDVVLECIHLSDDFVREEVMFRVMFHTAFVRSNILLLSRDEIDIQWDAKDQFPKDFKFEVLFLDADAVMPNLNTVDASDTECASPEAEEFYEAEEIFSNVIDVLEGKGDYDFLMVHDSEVDDGSHKEIWKEYSDPHTFLDSMLDDGIHQQVDDARYKLDKRVVLDTHVVKDIGVDYGVTFMTKEVTLNALDKLAVKQNKYGDSEPGLQLLDISIPKSDKLLISSENKQLPSNSNSMQEPHGFQANYAKPNVTTRSVPSSKGSLQDSINFSYPPSRNNSSPLTLSYVTSENKEIIDAKGNSTSCSHVSEVIAFMDTINDLKNCDGDNSKSSDAVPEIGSKSPVLSLLSVKETSLQLANQAPQQSYDQMLQLHPPPPPPPPPIFGQNNGALPPSPPIANGVIPSKISLAPPPPPPPPPPLQSTNEPSLPSTSISPKTFKAPPPAPRPPHYPSPPLSKSTPLPPPPLGTAPPAPPPPPPLSSAPPPPPPPPSLSRGSPPPPPLPPSSGAPPPPSSSSLSRAPPPPPPPNRGPPPTTMPGGTAPPPPSGGRGQPPTGTRATLAHSHVPLGGAPFPSPIGTDTRGKGRGLGRPTGAGAMGTRKSSLKPLHWSKVTRALQGSLWDELQRRGELQITQEFDVSEIEKLFSANVPKPADSDGKSGGRRKSVGSKADKIHLIDLRRANNTEIMLTKVKMPLPDMMAAVLAMDDSVLDVDQVENLIKFCPTKEEIELLKGYTGDKENLGKCEKYFLELMKVPRVESKLRVFSFKIQFGTQITEFKKSLHTVNSACEEVRNSFKLKEIMKKILYLGNTLNQGTARGSAVGFKLDSLLKLTDTRASNSKMTLMHFLCKVLAERFPGLLDFHLDLISLEAATKIQLKSLAEEMQAIIRGLEKVNQELAASENDGPVTEVFRKTSKEFIAVAGSEVASVTNLYSVVGRNADALALYFGEDPARCPFEQVTATLLNFTRLFLKAHEENCKQTVLEKKKADKEAEMEKAKGINFIRKSGKDEEES; from the exons ATGGTGTTCAATTTCAGAGAAGGGGATAGGCGCAGTCGAATTTCAGACATAATGTCTCAGTACGAGATGACAGTTATGGAGTATCCTCGGCAATATGAGGGTTGCCCCCTTTTGCCTTTGGAGATGATTCACCACTTCCTTCGATCAAGTGAGAGCTGGTTGTCCTTGGAGAGCCAACAAAACGTGCTTTTGATGCACTGTGAAAGGGGTGGTTGGCCTGTGCTTGCGTTTATGCTAGCTGGTCTTATGTTGTACAGGAAACAGTACAATGGGGAACACAAAACTCTTGAAATGGTGTACAAGCAAGCACCCAAAGAACTTCTCCACCTTCTATCCCCTTTGAATCCACAACCTTCTCATTTGAGATATCTTCAGTACATTTCCAGGAGGCATTTGGGTTCTCGGTGGCCTCCATCAGAAACACCCTTATATTTGGATTGCATTATTCTCAGAGTCCTTCCTCTGTTTGACGGAGGAAAAGGATGCAGACCGGTTGTGCGTGTCTATGGTCCAGACCCTTCAAAACCTTCCAACCGAAGTTCTAAGCTTCTTTCCTCAACTTCAATGGGCCAAAATCATGTTCGCCACTACTTGCAG GCAGAATGTATGCTCGTGAAAATTGACATCCGTTGTCATGTTCAAGGGGATGTGGTTCTTGAGTGCATACATTTAAGTGATGATTTTGTTCGTGAGGAGGTGATGTTCAGAGTCATGTTTCATACTGCGTTTGTACGGTCAAATATATTGCTGCTGAGCCGCGATGAAATTGATATTCAGTGGGATGCAAAGGATCAGTTCCCCAAGGACTTCAAATTTGAG GTGCTTTTTTTGGACGCTGATGCTGTTATGCCTAATCTAAACACAGTAGATGCGAGTGACACAGAATGTGCTTCACCTGAGGCTGAGGAATTCTATGAAGCAGAAGAGATCTTCAGCAATGTAATTGATGTACTGGAAGGTAAGGGAGATTACGATTTTCTAATGGTTCATGACAGTGAAGTGGATGATGGAAGTCATAAAGAGATCTGGAAAGAGTATTCAGATCCTCATACTTTTCTGGATTCCATGTTAGATGATGGGATTCACCAACAGGTTGATGATGCGAGGTACAAGCTTGACAAGAGGGTGGTTTTAGATACTCATGTTGTCAAAGATATTGGAGTGGATTATGGAGTAACTTTTATGACAAAGGAAGTCACTCTGAATGCTCTTGATAAATTGGCAGTTAAGCAAAACAAATATGGCGATTCAGAACCAGGGCTGCAGCTGCTTGATATTTCCATACCAAAATCTGATAAGTTACTTATTTCTTCTGAAAATAAACAACTTCCTTCGAACTCAAACTCTATGCAAGAACCACATGGTTTTCAGGCAAATTATGCAAAACCCAATGTAACAACTAGGTCGGTTCCTTCTAGTAAGGGTTCTCTTCAAGATTCCATTAACTTCTCATATCCACCATCAAGGAACAATAGTTCACCACTAACATTGTCATATGTTACCTCTGAAAACAAGGAAATCATTGATGCAAAAGGAAACTCTACTTCTTGTTCTCATGTCTCTGAAGTAATTGCTTTTATGGACACGATAAACGACCTGAAAAACTGTGATGGTGATAACTCAAAATCTTCGGACGCTGTTCCTGAAATAGGCTCAAAGTCTCCAGTATTATCATTACTGTCAGTCAAAGAGACATCTCTTCAGTTAGCTAATCAAGCACCACAACAGAGCTATGATCAAATGTTACAACTTcatccacctccacctccacctccacctccaatTTTTGGACAAAATAATGGGGCTTTACCTCCTTCTCCTCCCATTGCAAATGGTGTAATTCCATCAAAAATTTCACtagcaccaccaccaccacctcctcctcccCCTCCTTTGCAGTCTACAAATGAACCTTCGCTTCCTTCTACCTCAATCTCTCCAAAAACGTTTAAAGCTCCACCTCCTGCACCCCGACCACCACATTATCCTTCACCTCCATTAAGTAAATCTACACCACTTCCTCCGCCTCCTTTAGGTACTGCTCCACCAgcaccaccacctcctcctcctTTAAGTTCTGCTCCACCACCGCCACCTCCTCCTCCTTCTTTATCCAGAGGTTCACCTCCCCCACCACCTCTTCCTCCATCAAGTGGAGCACCACCTCCACCGTCATCTTCTTCACTGTCCAGAGCTCCacctcctccacctccaccaAATCGTGGACCACCACCAACAACAATGCCTGGAGGCACAGCTCCTCCACCACCTTCAGGTGGTCGAGGCCAACCTCCTACTGGAACACGAGCTACTCTTGCTCATTCTCATGTACCTCTTGGTGGTGCCCCTTTTCCTTCACCAATTGGAACTGATACAAGAGGGAAAGGTCGGGGACTTGGACGTCCTACTGGGGCTGGTGCCATGGGAACTCGGAAATCCTCCTTAAAGCCTCTGCATTGGAGTAAGGTAACAAGGGCATTGCAAGGAAGTTTATGGGATGAACTACAAAGACGTGGAGAGCTTCAAAT AACACAAGAGTTTGACGTTTCAGAGATAGAGAAGCTTTTTTCTGCAAATGTTCCAAAACCTGCTGATTCAGATGGTAAATCTGGCGGGCGGCGCAAATCTGTTGGATCTAAAGCTGACAAAATCCACTTG ATTGACCTAAGGAGGGCCAATAATACTGAAATTATGCTCACAAAGGTTAAGATGCCTCTTCCTGATATGATG GCTGCAGTACTGGCTATGGATGATTCAGTGTTAGATGTTGATCAGGTGGAAAATCTCATTAAATTTTGTCCAACCAAAGAGGAGATAGAGCTTTTAAAG GGATACACCGGTGATAAGGAGAATTTGGGGAAGTGtgaaaag TATTTTTTAGAGCTGATGAAAGTGCCAAGAGTGGAGTCAAAACTTAGAGTATTCTCTTTCAAAATTCAGTTTGGGACTCAG ATTACAGAGTTTAAGAAGAGTTTACACACAGTCAACTCTGCTTGTGAAGAG GTCCGAAACTCATTCAAACTGAAGGAGATCATGAAGAAAATTCTTTATTTGGGTAATACATTGAATCAAGGAACAGCAAGGG GATCTGCTGTTGGATTCAAGTTAGATAGTCTCTTAAAACTAACCGACACTCGTGCTTCAAATAGTAAAATGACACTTATGCATTTTCTTTGCAAG GTCCTAGCTGAAAGGTTTCCTGGACTCCTTGATTTTCACCTTGACCTTATTAGCTTGGAAGCAGCCACTAAG ATACAATTGAAGTCATTAGCAGaagaaatgcaagcaatcatcAGGGGATTAGAAAAGGTTAATCAGGAGCTGGCTGCATCTGAAAACGATGGCCCAGTGACTGAAGTTTTTCGTAAG ACATCGAAGGAATTCATTGCTGTTGCAGGGTCAGAGGTGGCATCTGTAACAAACCTATATTCTGTGGTG GGAAGAAATGCAGATGCACTTGCCCTATATTTTGGTGAGGACCCTGCCCGTTGTCCTTTTGAGCAAG TTACTGCAACTCTCTTGAATTTCACAAGGTTGTTTCTGAAGGCACATGAAGAGAATTGCAAACAAACAGtgttagagaaaaagaaagctgATAAAGAGGCTGAAATGGAGAAGGCTAAAGGCATTAACTTCATAAGGAAGAGtggaaaagatgaagaagaaagttgA